Proteins from a genomic interval of Stenotrophomonas sp. WZN-1:
- the pnp gene encoding polyribonucleotide nucleotidyltransferase codes for MAKITKTFQYGKHTVTLETGEVARQASGAVIVKMDDTVLLVTAVAAKSAREGQDFFPLTVDYQEKFYAGGRIPGGFFKREGRATEKETLISRLIDRPIRPLFPEDYKNEVQIIATVMSLNPDVDGDIPALIGASAALALAGTPFMGPIGAAKVGYKNGEYILNPTVSELADSQLELVVAGTSNAVLMVESEAALLSEEVMLGAVTFGHREMQKVINAINELTVEAGTKPSTWEAPAKNDALISALKEAIGPRLGEAFQVRDKLQRRDAISAIKKDVVETLAGRVAAEGWNPAELSKEFGELEYRTMRDSVLDTKVRIDGRALDTVRPIAVKTGVLPRTHGSSLFTRGETQAIVTITLGTARDGQVIDAVAGEYKENFLFHYNFPPFSVGECGRMMGPKRREIGHGRLAKRGVLAVMPSLESFPYTIRVVSEITESNGSSSMASVCGSSLALMDAGVPVKAPVAGIAMGLVKEGERFVVLSDILGDEDHLGDMDFKVAGTAEGISALQMDIKIEGITEEIMKQALQQAKAGRLHILGEMAHGLTAPREELSDYAPRLLTIKIHPDKIREVIGKGGSTIQAITKETGTQIDIQDDGTIVIASVNAIAAQAAKARIEQITSDVEPGRIYEGKVAKIMDFGAFVTILPGKDGLVHVSQISSDRVEKVGDVLKEGDVVKVKVLEVDKQGRIRLSMKAVEEGDAVSAE; via the coding sequence GTGGCAAAAATCACCAAAACCTTCCAGTACGGCAAGCACACCGTCACGCTTGAGACCGGCGAAGTCGCCCGTCAGGCCAGCGGCGCCGTCATCGTCAAGATGGACGACACCGTACTGCTGGTCACCGCCGTCGCCGCCAAGAGCGCGCGCGAAGGCCAGGACTTCTTCCCGCTGACCGTCGATTATCAGGAAAAGTTCTACGCCGGCGGCCGTATCCCGGGTGGTTTCTTCAAGCGCGAAGGCCGTGCGACCGAGAAGGAAACCCTGATCTCGCGTCTGATCGACCGTCCGATCCGCCCGCTGTTCCCGGAAGACTACAAGAACGAAGTGCAGATCATCGCCACGGTGATGTCGCTGAACCCGGACGTGGACGGTGACATCCCGGCCCTGATCGGTGCTTCGGCTGCCCTGGCCCTGGCTGGCACCCCGTTCATGGGTCCGATCGGCGCGGCCAAGGTCGGTTACAAGAACGGCGAGTACATCCTGAACCCGACCGTCAGCGAACTGGCTGACTCGCAGCTGGAGCTGGTCGTCGCCGGTACCTCCAACGCCGTGCTGATGGTTGAATCCGAAGCCGCGCTGCTGTCCGAAGAAGTGATGCTGGGCGCCGTGACCTTCGGTCACCGCGAAATGCAGAAGGTCATCAACGCGATCAACGAGCTGACCGTCGAAGCCGGCACCAAGCCGTCGACCTGGGAAGCCCCGGCCAAGAACGACGCGCTGATCTCCGCCCTGAAGGAAGCCATCGGCCCGCGCCTGGGCGAAGCCTTCCAGGTGCGTGACAAGCTGCAGCGCCGCGATGCCATCTCGGCGATCAAGAAGGACGTGGTCGAAACCCTGGCTGGCCGCGTGGCCGCTGAAGGCTGGAACCCGGCCGAGCTGTCGAAGGAATTCGGCGAGCTGGAATACCGCACCATGCGTGACTCCGTGCTGGACACCAAGGTCCGTATCGACGGCCGTGCGCTGGACACCGTCCGCCCGATCGCCGTGAAGACCGGCGTGCTGCCGCGTACCCACGGTTCCTCGCTGTTCACCCGTGGCGAAACCCAGGCCATCGTGACCATCACCCTGGGCACCGCCCGTGATGGCCAGGTCATCGACGCCGTTGCCGGTGAGTACAAGGAAAACTTCCTGTTCCACTACAACTTCCCTCCGTTCTCGGTGGGTGAGTGCGGCCGCATGATGGGCCCGAAGCGCCGTGAAATCGGCCACGGCCGCCTGGCCAAGCGCGGCGTGCTGGCTGTCATGCCGTCGCTGGAATCCTTCCCGTACACCATCCGCGTCGTCTCGGAAATCACCGAGTCGAACGGTTCCTCGTCGATGGCGTCGGTCTGCGGCTCGTCGCTGGCCCTGATGGACGCCGGCGTTCCGGTGAAGGCGCCGGTGGCCGGTATCGCCATGGGCCTGGTCAAGGAAGGCGAGCGCTTCGTCGTCCTGTCCGACATCCTGGGTGACGAAGATCACCTGGGCGACATGGACTTCAAGGTGGCCGGTACCGCTGAGGGCATCTCCGCCCTGCAGATGGACATCAAGATCGAAGGCATCACCGAAGAGATCATGAAGCAGGCCCTGCAGCAGGCCAAGGCTGGCCGTCTGCACATCCTGGGCGAGATGGCCCACGGCCTGACCGCTCCGCGTGAAGAGCTGTCGGACTACGCGCCGCGCCTGCTGACCATCAAGATCCACCCGGACAAGATCCGCGAAGTGATCGGCAAGGGTGGCTCGACCATCCAGGCCATCACCAAGGAAACCGGCACCCAGATCGACATCCAGGATGACGGCACCATCGTCATCGCTTCGGTCAATGCCATCGCTGCCCAGGCCGCCAAGGCCCGCATCGAGCAGATCACCTCGGACGTCGAGCCGGGCCGCATCTACGAAGGCAAGGTCGCCAAGATCATGGACTTCGGTGCGTTCGTCACCATCCTGCCGGGCAAGGACGGTCTGGTCCACGTGTCGCAGATCTCCAGCGATCGCGTCGAGAAGGTCGGCGACGTGCTGAAGGAAGGCGATGTGGTCAAGGTCAAGGTGCTGGAAGTCGACAAGCAGGGCCGTATCCGCCTGTCGATGAAGGCCGTGGAAGAAGGCGACGCCGTCAGCGCCGAGTAA
- the rbfA gene encoding 30S ribosome-binding factor RbfA, translating into MPKTFHRTDRVSAQLRRELGTLVHNAVREHGLPSVSVSDVEITRDMAHAKVFVTALMPERSAEAVAGLKELGYRLRMDLARAMKLRHVPELHFHYDDSVDRGEHIDNILRDLPDTLAAEKRRESDEE; encoded by the coding sequence GTGCCCAAGACTTTCCATCGAACCGACCGTGTCTCCGCCCAGCTGCGCCGTGAACTCGGCACCCTGGTGCACAACGCCGTGCGCGAGCACGGGTTGCCCTCGGTGAGCGTGTCCGACGTGGAAATCACCCGCGACATGGCCCATGCCAAGGTGTTCGTCACCGCGCTGATGCCGGAACGTTCGGCTGAAGCCGTGGCAGGCCTGAAGGAACTGGGCTACCGCCTGCGCATGGACCTGGCCCGTGCGATGAAGCTGCGCCACGTGCCGGAGCTGCATTTCCACTACGACGACTCGGTCGACCGTGGTGAGCACATCGACAACATCCTGCGCGACCTGCCCGATACGCTGGCCGCCGAGAAGCGTCGCGAGAGCGACGAAGAATAA
- the truB gene encoding tRNA pseudouridine(55) synthase TruB — protein MTRIQFRRLDGILLLDKSTGMSSNAALQVARRLFRAEKGGHTGSLDPLATGLLPLCFGEATKIAGLLLGSAKAYDAEIVLGQTTDTDDAEGQVLLQRPVPAISTEALQAALAPLTGSIRQRAPIYSALKQGGEPLYVKARRGDVIEAPEREVQVHAIEVLEQQPERLRLRVTCGSGTYIRSLARDLGESLGCGAHISALRRLWVEPFREPAMVTLDQLRAMVEAGDEAGMDALLLPLAAGLAEYPRVDLDADQAHRFCVGQRQRDLSWPRGLVAVFGPDDAVQGLGQVDDSGLLAPQRRFNL, from the coding sequence ATGACCCGAATTCAGTTCCGCCGCCTGGATGGCATCCTGCTGCTCGACAAGTCGACCGGCATGAGCTCCAACGCTGCCCTGCAGGTGGCGCGCCGCCTGTTCCGCGCCGAGAAGGGGGGGCATACCGGCAGCCTCGACCCGCTGGCCACCGGCCTGCTGCCGCTGTGCTTCGGTGAGGCGACCAAGATCGCCGGCCTGCTGCTGGGTTCGGCCAAGGCCTACGACGCCGAGATCGTGCTCGGCCAGACCACCGATACCGACGATGCCGAAGGCCAGGTGCTGCTGCAGCGCCCGGTGCCGGCGATCAGTACCGAGGCCCTGCAGGCTGCGTTGGCGCCGCTGACCGGCAGCATCCGCCAGCGCGCCCCGATCTATTCGGCGCTGAAGCAGGGCGGTGAACCGCTGTATGTGAAGGCCCGCCGCGGCGACGTCATCGAAGCGCCCGAACGCGAGGTGCAGGTGCACGCCATCGAGGTGCTGGAGCAGCAGCCGGAACGGCTGCGGCTGCGCGTGACCTGCGGCTCGGGTACCTACATCCGCAGCCTGGCCCGCGATCTCGGCGAAAGCCTGGGCTGCGGCGCCCACATCAGCGCCCTGCGCCGGCTCTGGGTCGAGCCGTTCCGCGAGCCCGCCATGGTCACGCTGGACCAGCTGCGGGCGATGGTCGAGGCCGGTGACGAGGCCGGCATGGATGCGCTGCTGCTGCCGCTGGCGGCCGGCCTGGCTGAATACCCGAGGGTCGACCTGGATGCCGACCAGGCCCACCGGTTCTGTGTCGGCCAGCGCCAGCGCGACCTGTCCTGGCCGCGCGGCCTGGTGGCGGTGTTTGGTCCGGACGATGCTGTCCAGGGCCTGGGCCAGGTCGACGACAGTGGCCTGCTGGCCCCGCAGCGCCGTTTCAACCTCTGA
- the rpsO gene encoding 30S ribosomal protein S15 translates to MSIDTQKVIEDNKRSSADTGSPEVQVALLTARIELLTGHFKTHKKDHHSRRGLLQMVNRRRSLLDYLKKKDVERYKALIEKLGLRR, encoded by the coding sequence ATGTCGATCGACACCCAGAAGGTCATTGAAGACAACAAGCGCAGCTCGGCTGACACCGGCTCCCCGGAAGTCCAGGTTGCGCTGCTGACCGCCCGCATCGAACTGCTGACCGGCCACTTCAAGACCCACAAGAAGGACCACCACAGCCGCCGCGGCCTGCTGCAGATGGTCAACCGCCGTCGCAGCCTGCTCGACTACCTGAAGAAGAAGGACGTCGAGCGTTACAAGGCCCTGATCGAGAAGCTTGGCCTGCGTCGCTAA
- the infB gene encoding translation initiation factor IF-2 — protein sequence MSQQTTIRKLAELVNTPVEKLLEQLAGAGMKFSGPDQVVTSSEKVKLLGFLRRSHGKPEQAPEETDQSAKKITLNRRKQQEVTVNSGRSKTTVNVEVRQKRTYVKDGARAMTPDEERADILRKLEESRARNLAEQQALAEKDRLRDEAIVRAREEEVAAKERAEAEKKAAEEAAAAAKAAEALAASKPKRAPIDETAPRPPRAAAAAPAAPRGAPPPPRSDDRNNRSAPRNERGPGDRFAGQMHLSAADRARRGNSNNSNNRGRPGGRNQSGGRRDMSRGGNNAGPHAFERPTAPVVREVAIGETITVADLAQKLALKGGEVVKALFKMGVMATITQSIDHDTAALVTEELGHKAIRANDNDAEDALLASTGENQGEAVQRPPVVTIMGHVDHGKTSLLDYIRRTKVAHGEAGGITQHIGAYHVDTPKGVISFLDTPGHAAFTSMRARGAKLTDIVVLVVAADDGVMPQTKEAIQHARSAGVPLIVAINKIDKSGADPMRVKNELLSEQVVAEDFGGDIQMVEISAKTGLGIDDLLDAVSVQAELLELKAVDEGRASGVVIESSLDKGRGPVATVLVQQGRLKKGDYLVCGIQYGRVRALFDETGKQPEFAGPSIPVQVLGLSGVPEAGDDFVVVEDERLAKDVAQQRETKRRESRLVATAGSRMEDIMATLGKGEGQQVLNLVIKADVQGSVQALSQALVALSNEDIRINVIHSGVGGITESDANSAAASKATVIGFNVRADASARRIIESNGVDLRYFSIIYDVIDQVKQVASGLLGVEIREEIIGIAEVRDVFRSSKLGAVAGSMVIEGVVKRNKPIRVLRDSVVIFEGELESLRRFKENVEEVRNGTECGIAVKAYNDVKPGDQIECFERIEVPRTL from the coding sequence GCAAGCTTGCCGAACTGGTCAACACGCCGGTCGAAAAACTGCTGGAACAGCTGGCCGGTGCCGGCATGAAGTTCAGCGGTCCCGACCAGGTCGTGACCAGCTCCGAGAAGGTTAAGCTCCTGGGCTTCCTTCGTCGTTCGCACGGCAAGCCCGAGCAGGCCCCGGAAGAGACCGATCAGTCTGCAAAGAAGATCACGCTCAACCGCCGGAAGCAGCAGGAAGTGACGGTCAATTCCGGTCGCAGCAAGACGACCGTGAATGTCGAGGTGCGCCAGAAGCGTACCTACGTCAAGGATGGTGCTCGCGCCATGACTCCGGACGAAGAGCGCGCCGACATCCTGCGCAAGCTGGAAGAATCGCGTGCCCGCAACCTTGCCGAACAGCAGGCCCTGGCCGAGAAGGATCGTCTGCGCGACGAGGCCATCGTCCGCGCCCGTGAGGAAGAGGTTGCCGCCAAGGAGCGTGCCGAAGCCGAGAAGAAGGCGGCCGAGGAAGCTGCGGCTGCCGCCAAGGCGGCCGAGGCGCTGGCTGCCAGCAAGCCCAAGCGTGCTCCGATCGACGAAACCGCGCCGCGCCCGCCGCGCGCCGCGGCTGCCGCCCCGGCTGCGCCGCGTGGTGCTCCGCCGCCGCCGCGCAGCGACGACCGCAACAACCGCAGCGCGCCGCGCAACGAGCGTGGCCCGGGTGATCGTTTCGCCGGCCAGATGCACCTGTCGGCTGCCGACCGTGCGCGCCGTGGCAACAGCAACAACAGCAACAACCGTGGTCGTCCGGGTGGCCGCAACCAGAGCGGTGGCCGTCGCGACATGTCGCGTGGTGGCAACAACGCCGGTCCGCACGCCTTCGAACGTCCGACCGCACCGGTCGTGCGTGAAGTGGCGATCGGCGAGACCATCACCGTGGCCGACCTGGCGCAGAAGCTCGCGCTGAAGGGTGGCGAGGTGGTGAAGGCGCTGTTCAAGATGGGCGTGATGGCGACCATCACCCAGTCCATCGACCACGACACCGCTGCGCTGGTGACCGAAGAGCTCGGCCACAAGGCGATCCGTGCCAACGACAACGATGCCGAAGACGCACTGCTGGCCTCGACCGGTGAAAACCAGGGCGAAGCCGTGCAGCGCCCGCCGGTGGTCACCATCATGGGTCACGTCGACCACGGCAAGACCTCGCTGCTGGATTACATCCGCCGCACCAAGGTCGCCCACGGCGAAGCCGGTGGCATTACCCAGCACATCGGTGCCTACCACGTCGATACGCCCAAGGGCGTCATCAGCTTCCTGGATACCCCGGGCCACGCCGCGTTCACCTCGATGCGTGCCCGCGGTGCCAAGCTGACCGACATCGTGGTGCTGGTGGTTGCCGCCGACGACGGCGTCATGCCGCAGACCAAGGAAGCGATCCAGCACGCCCGTTCGGCGGGTGTGCCGCTGATCGTGGCGATCAACAAGATCGACAAGTCCGGCGCCGACCCGATGCGGGTCAAGAACGAGCTGCTCTCCGAGCAGGTCGTGGCCGAAGACTTCGGTGGTGACATCCAGATGGTGGAGATCTCGGCCAAGACCGGCCTGGGCATCGACGACCTGCTGGATGCGGTGTCGGTGCAGGCCGAACTGCTGGAACTGAAGGCCGTCGACGAAGGCCGCGCCTCGGGCGTGGTGATCGAATCGTCGCTGGACAAGGGCCGCGGCCCGGTCGCTACCGTGCTGGTGCAGCAGGGCCGCCTGAAGAAGGGCGACTACCTGGTGTGCGGCATCCAGTACGGCCGCGTGCGTGCGCTGTTCGACGAAACCGGCAAGCAGCCGGAGTTCGCCGGCCCGTCCATCCCGGTGCAGGTCCTTGGCCTGTCCGGTGTGCCGGAGGCCGGTGACGACTTCGTGGTGGTCGAGGACGAGCGTCTGGCCAAGGACGTTGCCCAGCAGCGTGAGACCAAGCGTCGTGAATCGCGCTTGGTCGCCACCGCTGGCAGCCGCATGGAAGACATCATGGCGACCCTGGGCAAGGGCGAGGGCCAGCAGGTCCTCAACCTGGTCATCAAGGCCGACGTGCAGGGTTCGGTGCAGGCCCTGAGCCAGGCACTGGTCGCGCTGTCCAACGAAGACATCCGCATCAACGTGATCCACTCCGGCGTGGGCGGCATCACCGAGTCGGACGCCAACTCGGCGGCCGCTTCGAAGGCCACCGTCATCGGCTTCAACGTGCGTGCGGATGCTTCGGCCCGTCGCATCATTGAATCCAACGGCGTCGACCTGCGCTACTTCTCGATCATCTATGACGTGATCGATCAGGTGAAGCAGGTGGCCTCCGGTCTGCTGGGCGTGGAGATCCGCGAAGAGATCATCGGTATCGCCGAGGTCCGCGACGTCTTCCGCAGCTCCAAGCTGGGCGCCGTCGCCGGCTCGATGGTCATCGAGGGCGTGGTCAAGCGCAACAAGCCGATCCGCGTGCTGCGCGACAGCGTGGTGATCTTCGAGGGCGAGCTGGAATCGCTGCGTCGCTTCAAGGAGAACGTCGAAGAAGTCCGCAACGGTACCGAATGCGGTATCGCGGTGAAGGCGTACAACGACGTCAAGCCGGGTGACCAGATCGAGTGCTTCGAGCGTATTGAAGTGCCGCGCACCCTGTAA